In the genome of Arctopsyche grandis isolate Sample6627 chromosome 13, ASM5162203v2, whole genome shotgun sequence, the window aaatatattaaagaatattagacttttaatacatttacatagatacatacatacatgcatgcataattTAGAAACACAAgcattatgtaatatgtatgtatttatgtacatcgtTTATTCCTTCACGgtattcattataaaatataaactctGTTTTCATAAGTAGAGCTCGCTCTGTTGTTTTATATTAGATATTGTTTAGTCGATGTTGGTAACATTTTACGTCATTCTTGATTGTGGTTGAAGATAACGTTAACGTCAAATATGCAGACAAGCATTAATCCTGCATCGGCTTTGAATATCAATgttaaggaatataattataCTATAGTTTCATAGTGTCGACACAATCGTACTATACGTTTATTCGATTCACATGCTTTGCATTAATATTTGGTGTTATTATTTTTCAGGGAGTATATATCGAAGAGGTGCGAGAAGATGGCGAAAGCTCTACCGTGTCAACGGCCATATCTTTCAACCGAAACGTTTCAATCGGGTTAGTTTTGtagtgttaattttttttctgttgtcatatttgaaacattttctGATGATTTTGTCTTAATCTATTCACAGCGTGCCTATTGTGCATTTTGCCAAGACAGAATATGGGGACTTGGAAGGCAAGGATTCAAATGCATCCAATGCAAACTATTGGTGCACAAGAAGTGTCACAAACTAGTACAGAAGCCATGCTCGAACGAACATGTCGAGCCTATCATGAAAGATGAACCGAATGGAGAATCTGTTGTATTACATACACCAACCTCGGATAGGGCTTTGTCAGATTCTAAAGACTTCCCAGACCCGCCTCCGGACCTCACTGGGGTATCGGTGCCTGTCGAAGAGCTGAACAAAGGCCCTGAGGATCTGCTCGAGCCGGGTACTCAACGTCAGTACTCACTGAATGATTTCGAATTGATCCGAGTCATCGGACGAGGTAGCTACGCCAAAGTATTAATGGTCGAACTGAAGAAAACGAGGAGAATATATGCTATGAAAGTAATCAAAAAAGCATTGGTGACAGATGATGAGGATATCGACTGGGTGCAGACTGAGAAACACGTTTTCGAAACGGCTTCGAACCATCCTTTCCTCGTAGGCTTACATTCATGCTTTCAAACGCCTAGTAGGTTATTTTTCGTCATAGAATTCGTCCGAGGTGGTGATTTGATGTTCCACATGCAGCGGCAGCGTCGTCTGCCCGAAGAACACGCTCGGTTTTACGCTGCCGAGATAAGCTTGGCTTTGAACTTCTTGCACGATAAGGGTATCATATACAGAGATCTGAAACTAGACAACGTGTTGCTCGATCATGAGGGACACATCAAGCTAACCGATTATGGCATGTGCAAGGAAGGCATTCGACTCGGTGATACGACGTCTACATTCTGCGGCACTCCTAATTACATAGCACCCGAGATTTTGAGAGGCGAAGATTACGGATTCAGCGTCGATTGGTGGGCGCTTGGAGTACTCCTGTATGAAATGTTGGCTGGAAGATCGCCATTCGACATTGCCGGCGCGTCGGAGAATCCCGATCAAAACACTGAAGATTATCTATTCCAAGTTATTTTGGAGAAGACTATTCGAATTCCACGTTCATTGAGTGTCAAAGCGGCGTCTGTGCTGAAAGGTTTCCTCAACAAGAATCCTCAAGAGCGCTTAGGGTGTCACCGGGAGAGCGCCTTCGTCGATATTGCCGAGCATCCATTCTTCAAATCCATCGATTGGGAAATGGTAAGaatgaaaagtattattttcaatatataatctTGTGCTGAATAGTCGCTTattccatttgaaaaaaaatcacaattgacgTGTCTATGAAATCTATACAAACAACGTCTGAAAAAATTTGAACTATTTTGTATGACAAAAATACTGTTTCTATTTTGTTACGTTACAGTGATGAAAACAATTAGTGAGATTGCATATTTAGGAAGTCTTCTACAATTCGGAGAAGTTTAATTTGGTTAAAGAAGAGACTATAGTAATTGCTCAGTTTATTGTACGAAAAATAGTCTTTAGTACGTTCTATATAAACActttcatatgttccgtaatatgtacgtagCGTAGAGGAAACAACAGTAactgacacgatctattcatattatacagcagtacatgttaccgaaatgtactgctgtatatatTCCATATGCCACTGTggaaaatattcacgcatgacgtaacGTCATAGTGgagagtgcacccgtactaacgaaagtgctgcatatgaatattttcggaaaagtcatattgtgacaatattggtTCTACGGCACAACGCAAGCCGATTTttccttgcactcgtccaaaacaagtatgaatgtGCCACAAACGGCCAGTACTGtatgtatgaatagaagtagtcttttccgtgcagtgttgtgccgagctgttgacgtgcagtgctagataatataaacagacttttaaccgtaaaattatatacataatcaaaaacatattttctgtATCATTTCCTTTCAgttttttacaaactttttattagcttcactctgttggTTCGATGACATTTCTACccatcaaaaatttgtgatttgattttgaaccacccACATTCTTTAgttcgctttgatattttaccaacatataagggttagctaacattgaagtcaGCTTATGTCTCCAACATAAAgttagaggagtttaatcattaacgaactcattaaaaattacattagaaTCTtttgtcagatcgaagcgatgacagttaGCTATACAAACGCGGCTTTATACCGTCAAATTAAACAGTGGTAAAAGTTACttttactctcatctcatataagcTTAACATTACCAGCTTTTATGCTTTCttatatacgtttttaattcactaataaatTATTCCTTGctacaattaaatattataataatcaataAGATAATGagaatttatttttcgttttttatgatataattttctgcaaaacttcataataaaatattagttcAAAAAGAATGGGTTATTATCGTATAGAGTAGATGGagaaatagtttaaattaaaaattttatttttgcgatatttcatattatatccAAAATAAAACTTCTCCGAACGGTATTATGCAACACACTTTAGTGTCTATCaacaaataaaacaatcaaGTTGGTTCAAAAGCatgtttttattacttaaaaaaatccTAAAACAGGcactctattatattatatattataatatattattatctttaTATAAAACATCTCTAATTAAAACTCACGATGTAATGTATattgtacgtatgtgtgtgtgtgtgcattgtCGGATCGAAATTATTCGGAATCCCAGTTGGGCAGGAAACAGGTGCCGCCTCCGTTCCTACCGTGCACCTCCTCGCCGTGCAGTGTGGTCAACTTTCCCGAGGTGCCGGACAATTCTCCGGCAGAAAAGCACGATGCTGTGGTGCAGCAATGCGTATTGAACCAGTTCGGGCAGAAGCGTAAGCTACCGACGGACGCCGAGAGACGTCACTTATGCCTGCTCCAATGTTTGGACAATTTTGACAGCCAGTTCACATGCGAACCACCGGTGCTGACTCCCGACGACGAGTGAGTCTAGCATGGACCCCTCACGTCCGTCACGTTTTCAAAAAGCTCGGAGCATGGAGTCATTGCTGAATCAGCTTTCTTAATACGTagacatttatattaaaaagtatatatgtacaatatgtatcgGTGAAATGGAAATAATCCTGATGATCGAAAATCAATCTAAATGCAACATTTCAATGTTTGGCTGAACAGTCCTCAGGATGTGATTTCGTTTCACGATATGTTATTGAGAGTAGATGTCGGCGCTTCTCTATAcacttacataatatatgtatatatatgacaGTTATTATTACTAGACCATTAGTCGGTtgaatgatttatattattttgatttaattcttatatataatatacaagacacaaataatcaacaataaatcaaggtaaattaatatatacacttTAGATAGCACATAATCATTCGGCACTATATTTTATCACATGTGAACGTTTTATatacgatatattatatttttatacacacaaaTCGTCTATTTCAGTTTGTTAATCATTATCATCGCCTACGGTTCGGTGAAAACCTTTATAATGTGTGTATTGTGTTATTCTGAGAACATCGTATCTGTATATTGATTCTTCAAGATTCACTATTGAAAGTCTGTCCtttgatatttatttgtatataaaacccTTTCAgttttataagtaaatggatcctccgccattacgatggtgcaaaaatatcgtgtaagacgcgtttgaaatttgaatttctgaaaagtgcctgacgtctatccaaaataataattttatttttattaaacatttatttacataaaatattttataccacacaatatattttaattggcaAGACGATTCGTGATATCAGCATAATGGAATTTAATAAGCAGAGCAACGCCCTATTTCTATTGACTCTCCCGTGTTTCGTTCTGTAGCCGAAATTAACTTTCCATGTTCGTCCACACGTATATATTTCATCCTCGTTACATTCGTGCACGTTAATTAACTAACCACTTTACCTTTTCAGCGTTTCATATTACCCTATTTATTAtgtgcagatttttttttaaatgtaacatTTCGCACACACGTTTACTTATTATACATTCGTCGTCGGCATGATTTTATCATGGTTAAGTTTCGATTTGTTTCTTTCCGGCTTCttctttttttcgtttttgttCTTGTAGCTTGAGCAGAAGCAAGTGCAGCCACCGTTCAAGCCCCGCTTGGACTCGGAACGAGATCTCGCAAACTTCCCGCCGGAGTTTACCGACGAGCCGGTCCACCTGACACCGGACGATGCGTAAGTACTCTCAGTATAATGCCCTCCGGTATATATACTTTTAGATATAtatctgtgtgtgtatgttcaTTGTGTATATTTGCGGGGTTTTCGTactatttaaatgataaatattacTCATCGGATGCAAGATAAGTGTTGCATGACATTTcataatttgatattatatatataataatgtattctTAAGAATTAAAATGGCGAATGTGtagaatttttaattgaattcattttatttgtttgatttgGAATGTCGCTTTGTAAACGTTTATGCTGAAGttaaatcattttgaattttgcatatacataaaatcgtttttagtgtattttaatatatattttattataaaatctgtggtagtgtttttaaataatttaattacttttATACAGTTCAATAtaacatattgtattatattagcatgaatttcatataataaCTACCGCCAATTAATACAGTGgttcttctacatacatataatgtcttCTACTTTTATCAATTCCAATGAAATatcataaatttcaatataatagctcggtggttactttaatgctaaccaccgagacgTCTCGGTTTCGAACCTCGATTgaaagtatttctgcagtgctgctggtcgtATTTTGATATCTGtcgctccaagtcgatcatttcctatcagtgtttgtcaatttatctgatttcttttgtgaaacggttcctcatcaaattgccaactaacctacctactatttgtagCCACTCTTTATaacctataaatttatatatgtacaagtttaaaaccataaccattggggcaacctgtaacGTTACcagggtaatttttttttaatgaaataataaatatataaaaaaattgcataagTTATTATCAGTTAAATTATGCTATTGCattaatgtataattaatttagaGTAAATCATCTCTAAATTCGAtgttatgaattaaaaaaagttgaaaGTTCAAAA includes:
- the aPKC gene encoding protein kinase C iota type — its product is MQPSSKMPTQLVSQDNTTNDIRVKTAYNGDIHITYIHQNISLQNLCQEMIAICRFSPEQVFTMKWVDEEGDPCTISTQVELDEAIRLYELNRDSELTIHVFPNVPAAPGMPCMGEDRSIYRRGARRWRKLYRVNGHIFQPKRFNRRAYCAFCQDRIWGLGRQGFKCIQCKLLVHKKCHKLVQKPCSNEHVEPIMKDEPNGESVVLHTPTSDRALSDSKDFPDPPPDLTGVSVPVEELNKGPEDLLEPGTQRQYSLNDFELIRVIGRGSYAKVLMVELKKTRRIYAMKVIKKALVTDDEDIDWVQTEKHVFETASNHPFLVGLHSCFQTPSRLFFVIEFVRGGDLMFHMQRQRRLPEEHARFYAAEISLALNFLHDKGIIYRDLKLDNVLLDHEGHIKLTDYGMCKEGIRLGDTTSTFCGTPNYIAPEILRGEDYGFSVDWWALGVLLYEMLAGRSPFDIAGASENPDQNTEDYLFQVILEKTIRIPRSLSVKAASVLKGFLNKNPQERLGCHRESAFVDIAEHPFFKSIDWEMLEQKQVQPPFKPRLDSERDLANFPPEFTDEPVHLTPDDAHVIEEIDQSEFEGFEYVNPLLMSLEDCV